A window of the Magnetococcales bacterium genome harbors these coding sequences:
- a CDS encoding glycosyltransferase, protein MDSPYLSVIVPGLNVAATLEACLASVSAALPPGETAEVLFADGGSQDDSPAIAARAGSRLVSVSFPRGFRISRLRNQGAAQAHGELLCFLDADMTLPPEALSLACGRFRQGFDGLLAFQDQAPPHTSWVGRVWGARDLLPQGEVVSARQLPGRNLFIRRVRFQQLGGFSEELPTGEDKAFSVAARQAGLPVLRSAETTLIHHGAEGSLGEFLGKEYWRQSHALGQLATLGLSPRTLRQPLFALWHLLLPPATVLLLPFSPTAALLLLLLWPLPALLSTAVFFRRARVAFWPLAALNFLRWSVAGVALAGEVRHRFRGSGP, encoded by the coding sequence GTGGACTCGCCCTATCTCTCCGTCATCGTGCCCGGCCTGAATGTGGCTGCCACCCTGGAAGCCTGTCTGGCCTCCGTGAGCGCCGCCCTGCCACCGGGAGAGACTGCGGAGGTTCTCTTCGCCGACGGCGGTTCGCAAGACGATTCCCCCGCCATCGCCGCACGGGCTGGCAGTCGCCTCGTTTCCGTCAGCTTTCCCCGGGGTTTTCGCATCAGCCGCCTGCGCAATCAAGGGGCAGCCCAGGCACACGGGGAGTTGCTCTGTTTTCTGGACGCGGACATGACCCTGCCCCCGGAGGCTTTGAGCCTGGCCTGCGGACGCTTCCGCCAGGGCTTCGACGGCCTGCTGGCCTTTCAGGACCAGGCCCCGCCGCATACCTCCTGGGTCGGGCGGGTCTGGGGAGCCCGCGACCTGTTGCCGCAAGGGGAGGTCGTCTCCGCCCGGCAACTGCCGGGGCGAAACCTCTTCATTCGCCGGGTGCGTTTTCAGCAACTGGGCGGCTTCTCCGAAGAGCTGCCCACCGGGGAGGACAAGGCTTTCAGCGTGGCGGCCCGTCAAGCGGGTCTGCCGGTGCTGCGCTCCGCCGAAACCACCCTGATCCATCATGGCGCGGAAGGCTCCCTGGGCGAGTTCCTGGGCAAGGAGTACTGGCGTCAAAGCCATGCCCTGGGGCAACTGGCCACCCTGGGTCTCTCCCCGCGCACCCTGCGTCAACCCCTCTTCGCCTTGTGGCATCTGCTGCTGCCCCCGGCGACGGTCCTGCTGCTGCCCTTTTCTCCGACTGCGGCCCTGCTTCTCCTGCTGCTTTGGCCCCTGCCGGCGCTCCTCTCCACCGCCGTCTTCTTTCGTCGCGCCAGGGTGGCCTTTTGGCCGCTGGCCGCCCTCAATTTCCTGCGCTGGTCGGTGGCCGGCGTCGCGCTGGCCGGAGAAGTGCGGCATCGGTTCCGGGGGAGCGGCCCGTGA
- a CDS encoding oligosaccharide flippase family protein, translated as MSENSLVSRLARYAAGQLFQRIIRLANAYIKPRFLDPVQIGLWNGLNLIPTYAAFSHLGALQTLRLRIPELLAEGREEERLRLQTTAYWGTLYPSLLIALGAFLAGLFPTLEEIIRHGLWTMAIAVLMGWYTQYQLTLCKGEQLFEIITRSNYIGSWSTLLLGLPAIVLLGMEGVYLSFLASQLLTLLYLRRVHPLHHRGGPSRSLFFSLVKEGWPLLLFGIALTLITTLDRFIILAKLGTEALGFYALALTASGFLLQIPMATREILEPQLMAMLAKHPPTRIWDEHYYRPLINTAFYYPLIAAPVIFLAEPVLALILPKFTPSATSAAILAAGSWFLALSFVSRGMLGALRLQLRALPILFAALLCHASLSLFLIDRGLGIEGVALSASLAFALLFLGLTFFLGRRTPFNRREEARRLLAIGVAPLVTLPAIPLAKGYLASPWLQAALYTAGLVLLIQISSRFSPLLKPLRQPARKNLP; from the coding sequence GTGAGCGAAAACAGCCTGGTCTCCCGACTGGCTCGCTACGCCGCCGGTCAGCTCTTCCAACGTATCATCCGCCTGGCCAACGCCTATATCAAGCCGCGATTCCTCGATCCCGTGCAGATCGGTCTGTGGAACGGGCTCAACCTCATTCCCACCTACGCCGCCTTCTCCCATCTGGGGGCGTTGCAGACCCTGCGCCTGCGCATTCCCGAACTGCTCGCCGAGGGGCGGGAGGAAGAGCGCCTGCGCCTGCAAACCACCGCCTATTGGGGCACCCTCTATCCCAGCCTGCTCATCGCCCTGGGGGCCTTCCTGGCAGGTCTCTTTCCGACCCTGGAGGAGATCATCCGCCACGGTCTGTGGACCATGGCCATCGCCGTGCTGATGGGTTGGTACACCCAGTACCAGTTGACCCTGTGCAAAGGGGAGCAGCTTTTCGAAATCATCACCCGCTCCAACTACATCGGCTCCTGGAGTACCCTGCTGCTGGGCTTGCCCGCCATCGTCCTCCTGGGCATGGAAGGGGTCTACCTCTCCTTCCTGGCATCGCAACTGCTCACCCTCCTCTATTTGCGGCGGGTCCACCCGTTGCACCACCGGGGGGGGCCGAGCCGAAGCCTCTTCTTCTCCCTGGTGAAGGAGGGCTGGCCCCTGCTGCTCTTCGGCATCGCCCTGACCCTGATCACCACCCTGGATCGATTCATCATCCTGGCCAAACTGGGCACCGAGGCCCTGGGCTTCTACGCCCTGGCGCTCACCGCTTCCGGCTTCCTGCTGCAAATTCCCATGGCCACACGGGAGATTCTGGAACCTCAACTCATGGCCATGCTGGCCAAACACCCTCCCACCCGGATCTGGGACGAACACTACTACCGCCCCCTGATCAACACCGCCTTCTACTATCCGCTGATTGCCGCCCCGGTCATCTTTCTGGCGGAGCCGGTGCTGGCCCTGATCCTGCCCAAATTCACCCCAAGCGCCACCTCCGCCGCCATTCTGGCGGCAGGCTCCTGGTTTCTGGCCCTCTCCTTCGTCTCCCGGGGCATGCTGGGCGCTTTGCGGCTGCAGTTGCGGGCCCTGCCCATCCTGTTCGCCGCCCTGCTCTGTCACGCCTCCCTGAGTCTTTTCCTCATCGACCGGGGGCTGGGCATCGAAGGGGTCGCCCTCTCCGCCAGCCTGGCCTTCGCTCTGCTCTTTCTGGGCCTGACCTTTTTTCTGGGACGCCGCACCCCCTTCAACCGCCGGGAAGAGGCCCGCCGTCTGCTCGCCATCGGCGTCGCACCCCTGGTCACTCTGCCGGCGATTCCGCTGGCCAAGGGCTATCTGGCCTCGCCGTGGCTGCAGGCCGCCCTTTACACCGCGGGTCTCGTCCTGCTGATCCAGATTTCAAGCCGCTTCAGCCCCCTGTTGAAACCCCTGCGACAACCTGCCCGAAAGAACCTGCCGTGA
- a CDS encoding glycosyltransferase — MTGEGAVLLLAGLCGGMAFLLLLPVVIYPLLLGGMARLFGRRPVVPDATEPWPTVSLVVVFRNARPLLEAKQRNCLQLDYPREKLQILFCSDGSEDGGETLLTPQPGLVVLANPRHRGKIACLNEAVEMATGAILCFSDVDGLLEPEALKKLLRWFADPAVGGVCGQRVIGEQGHLHAAQSRYIDLDSAIKGWESRLGGLASSDGKLHAVRRELFRPLPEAVADDLFICLAARLLGGRFLFEPEARVRVPLPSRGDRHERLRRRRIVSSSLRGIFLCWPLLLPWRYGAFAVQLLINKVLRRLMPLFLLLLTLFTLIGTGLSALFWVGALPLLSVYAAAACHALSGGRRGKVGKLCAMAWYFCLGNLGMALGWYDYLRGSPAAKWDPIKQD; from the coding sequence ATGACCGGGGAGGGCGCGGTTTTGTTGCTGGCGGGGCTTTGCGGGGGGATGGCCTTTCTGCTGCTTCTGCCCGTGGTGATCTATCCGTTGTTGCTGGGGGGCATGGCCCGGCTCTTCGGCAGACGTCCGGTGGTTCCCGATGCCACGGAGCCTTGGCCCACGGTGAGCCTGGTGGTGGTGTTTCGTAACGCCCGGCCCCTGCTGGAGGCCAAACAGCGCAATTGCCTGCAACTCGACTACCCTCGGGAGAAGCTGCAGATTCTCTTCTGCTCCGACGGATCCGAAGATGGCGGGGAGACCCTGTTGACGCCGCAGCCGGGTCTTGTCGTATTGGCAAATCCCCGGCATCGTGGCAAGATTGCCTGCCTCAACGAGGCGGTCGAAATGGCCACGGGGGCCATCCTCTGTTTTTCGGACGTGGACGGCCTGCTGGAGCCCGAGGCGCTGAAAAAGCTGCTGCGCTGGTTTGCCGATCCCGCCGTCGGTGGGGTGTGCGGCCAGCGCGTCATCGGGGAACAGGGTCATCTGCACGCGGCCCAAAGCCGCTATATCGATCTCGACAGCGCCATCAAGGGCTGGGAGTCCCGATTGGGAGGGCTGGCCAGCAGCGACGGCAAGCTGCACGCCGTGCGAAGGGAGCTGTTTCGCCCCCTGCCGGAGGCTGTCGCGGACGATCTCTTCATCTGTCTGGCGGCCCGTCTGCTCGGCGGGCGATTTCTCTTCGAACCCGAAGCCCGTGTGCGGGTGCCACTGCCCTCACGGGGGGATCGCCACGAAAGGCTGCGGCGACGGCGCATCGTCTCTTCCAGCCTGCGGGGCATTTTTTTATGCTGGCCCCTGCTGCTGCCCTGGCGCTACGGGGCTTTTGCCGTCCAATTGCTGATCAACAAGGTGCTGCGTCGCCTGATGCCCTTGTTTCTGCTGTTGCTGACCCTTTTCACCCTGATCGGGACAGGGCTCTCCGCCCTATTTTGGGTGGGGGCTCTGCCTCTGCTGTCAGTGTACGCGGCGGCGGCCTGCCATGCCCTTTCGGGAGGCCGGCGCGGCAAGGTGGGCAAACTCTGCGCCATGGCCTGGTACTTCTGTCTGGGCAATCTGGGCATGGCCCTGGGTTGGTACGACTATCTGCGGGGCAGCCCCGCGGCCAAATGGGATCCGATCAAACAGGATTGA
- a CDS encoding COX15/CtaA family protein, producing the protein MTTGLHPRDRQMAAWLFVCCVLVFGMVVLGGMTRLTGSGLSMVTWEPVKGALPPLSEEAWEEMFAQYQQTPEYRKVNTHMDVHDFKGIFWLEYIHRLLGRLIGIVFLLPFLYFWKKGRIQPGMTPKLLTMFLLGGLQGLVGWLMVASGLVNDPHVSQYRLAIHLCMAFIIFAYMFWVGLSLWFGEVGSSQGSGSASLARFAWAMLALAMVTVFSGGLVAGLKAGLTYNTFPLMDGRLIPAGFLDLSPLWRNFFENIPTVQWDHRFLAVSTFLGVLALWMKGRREALSPLSRGILHLLLIVALVQVGLGIATLLLVVPIGLAVTHQAGAMILFTTLLWFVHRLPQARTP; encoded by the coding sequence ATGACTACCGGATTGCACCCTCGGGATCGGCAGATGGCCGCCTGGCTCTTCGTCTGCTGTGTGCTGGTCTTCGGCATGGTGGTGTTGGGCGGCATGACCCGCCTGACCGGTTCAGGCCTTTCCATGGTGACCTGGGAACCGGTGAAGGGGGCGTTGCCCCCGCTCTCCGAAGAAGCCTGGGAGGAGATGTTCGCCCAGTATCAACAGACGCCGGAGTACCGGAAGGTCAATACCCACATGGATGTCCACGATTTCAAGGGCATCTTCTGGCTGGAGTACATTCATCGCCTGCTGGGTCGCCTGATCGGCATCGTCTTTCTGCTGCCCTTCCTCTACTTCTGGAAAAAGGGGCGCATCCAGCCGGGCATGACTCCCAAGCTGCTGACCATGTTCCTTCTGGGGGGGCTTCAGGGTCTGGTGGGCTGGCTGATGGTGGCCAGCGGGCTGGTCAACGACCCCCATGTCAGCCAATACCGATTGGCCATCCACCTCTGCATGGCCTTCATCATCTTCGCCTACATGTTCTGGGTCGGGCTCTCGCTCTGGTTCGGCGAGGTGGGCAGTTCCCAGGGAAGCGGCAGCGCCTCACTGGCGCGCTTCGCCTGGGCCATGCTGGCACTGGCCATGGTGACCGTCTTTTCGGGTGGGCTGGTGGCGGGGCTCAAGGCGGGTTTGACCTACAACACCTTCCCCCTGATGGATGGGCGACTGATTCCGGCAGGATTTCTGGACCTGAGCCCGCTCTGGCGCAACTTCTTCGAAAACATCCCCACGGTACAGTGGGACCATCGTTTTCTGGCAGTCTCCACCTTTCTGGGGGTTTTGGCCCTGTGGATGAAGGGCCGGCGGGAAGCCCTTTCACCTCTGAGCCGGGGCATACTCCACCTCCTGTTGATCGTGGCGCTGGTTCAGGTCGGGTTGGGCATCGCCACTTTGCTGCTGGTGGTACCCATCGGCCTGGCGGTGACCCACCAGGCCGGAGCCATGATCCTGTTCACGACGCTGCTGTGGTTCGTCCATCGCTTACCGCAGGCACGGACCCCGTAA